The genomic stretch CTTCGCCAACGCCACGCTCAACGTCATGAGCCGCAACGCCGGCAGCCTGTTCGGCACCGGCGACCTCGACGAGCTCGCCATCTACTCGACCCCGCTGAGCGCCGCGACGATCGGCGGCCACTACGCCGCCGGGGCCAACCAGCCCCCGAGCGCGTCGTTCACGGCCACGCCCAACCCCGCCGACACCGGCCAGCAGGTCACGGTCAACGCAGGCGCGTCCAGCGACCCCGACGGCACCATCGCCAAGTACGAATGGGACCTCGACGGCAACGGCACCTACGAGACCGACACCGCCACCACCGCCACGACGACCCGCACCTACGCGAGCGCCGGCTCGGTGACCGTCGGGCTGCGGGTGACCGACGACCGCGGGGCCACGGCCACGACGACGCGCACGCTGACCGTGCACGCCGCCAACCAGCGGCCGACGGCGTCGTTCACCGCCACGCCCAACCCCGCGACGACCGGCCAGCAGGTCGCGTTCGACGCCGGCACCTCCGCCGACCCCGACGGCACCATCGCCAAGTACGAGTGGGATCTCGACGGCAACGGGACCTACGAGACCGACACCGGCACCACCGCCGCCGCCACCCACACCTACGCCACCGCCGGCGACGTCACGATCGGGCTGCGCGTGACCGACAACGCCGGCGCGACGGACACCACGACGCGCACGCTCACGGTCCAGGGCCCGGCGCCGGCGCCGGCGCTGCCCTCCAACCAGCCGCCCACCGCCTCCTTCATCGCCACCCCGAACCCGGCGCAGACGGGCAGCGCGGTGATCTTCGACGCCACCGGATCCGGCGATCCCGACGGCGCCATCGCCACGTACGAGTGGGACCTCGACGGCAACGGGACCTACGAGACCGACACGGGTGCCGTCGCGACCGCGAGCCACGCCTATGACACGGCCGGCGCCGTGACCGTGGGGCTGCGCGTCACCGACAACGGCGGCGCCACCGCGACGCAGACCGTCGCGCTGACGGTCGAGGCAGCGCCTGCCCCGGCGCAGGCGCAGGCCCCGGCGCAGGCCCCGGCGCAGGAGCAGGCCCCCGCGCAGGAGCAGGCCCCGGCGCAGGAGCAGGCCCCGGCGCAGGAGCAGGCCCCGGCGCAGGAGCAGGCCCCGGCGCAGGAGCAGGCGCCTGCGCCGCTTGCGGCCGAGCAGCCCCTGTCCTCGCCGCTGCTGACCCTGACGGCCCCGGGCGCCGACGGCGCGCACGCGGGCACCGTGCGGCTGGCGGGCGAGCGACGGGCCCAGGTCGAGTCCGGGCGGACGGTGACGGGTTCCGTCGTCGCCGCCGGGGCCGCGCCCGGCACCTCGGCGCTGGTCCGCATCGAGCGGCCGCGCTGCACCTCGCATGGCTGCCGCTGGGTCGCCGTGCGCACGTTCACCGTCCCGCTCGACGCCGCTGGACGCGGCCAGATGCGCGTCGTGCTGCGCCGGCCCGGCGTGGTGCGCGCCTGGGCCCAGGACGCGAGCGCACCGCCGGGCGAGGCGCCGCCCGACGAACGCTACGCGTACGTCGTCGTGCGCCGGCCGCCACGATGAGCGTGCGGCATCTGGCCCTCGCTCTCGTCGCGGTGATCGCCACGGGAGGACTGACCGCCTGCGCGAGCACCGAGGCAGGCGGCGCTCACGGCACGGCGGCGGCGACGACGGCCTACGAGCCGCCGCCCACCCTCTCGCCCGCCGCGACCCGCACGATGTCCGACGGCCTGGGCCGGCTCGCCGCCCGGCTGGCGACCGCCGCGCAGTCCGCCGGCGGACCCGGGTTCGACGCGGCGATCGGGCGCAGCCGCACGGAACTGGCCGCCGTCCTCGCCGTCGCCCGCGCACAGCAGGGCCGCGCGGCCGCGCACCCCGCGCTGCTCGTCGCCGGCCTGGGGCGGCTGCGGCAGGTGGTCGACCTCGCCGCGAGCGGCGGGCCGGCGCCGCCCGCGACGCGGACCATGGCCGTGGCCGATGCCCAGCGGATCGCGGCGGATCTGCGCGCCCGCGTCGACCGCCGGGAGCCCGGCCTCGCGGCGAGCGGGCCGCAGGCGACCGCTCCGCCCGCCCCCGGGCCCTACCTCGCGGCCACGGCGCTGTCCACCGACCTGCTGCGGGCGCGCTGGGAGACCGCCGCCCGCAGCCCCGGCCGCGCGAGCGCCGCCGTGGCCGACGCGCGCCGGCAGGCGGCAGGCTTGACCCCCGCGATCCCGGGCCTGAGGCGCGAGCTGCGGCGCGCCGCCCAGGCGGCCCGGGCGGGCGATGACGTCACGCTCGCGAGCGCCCGCGGCGCCGCGCTGGCTACCATCGCGCGAGCGGGCCAACTCCGTGCCGAGCGCGCCGCCGCGGCCGGCGACGGGCGCGGCGCCGAGCGGTGGGCGACGCTGCGCGATCTCGGCCCGACGACGACGGCGCGTCGCGTCCGCGACGACGCCGCGCGGGCGGCCGCTGCCCTGCGCGACGGCCGGATGCGGCCCGCCGCAGCGGCGCTCGCGGTGCGCCGCGACGGCCTCGACGCCCTCCAGCGCCGGACCACCGTACTCGTCCAGCAGGCGGCGCTCGCCGCGTACGGCGGCCGGGGAGCCGATCGCGCCGAGGCAGCCGCCACGGCGGCCGGATACTGGGCCCTGCTGGCGCCCGAGTATGCGCGCCGTTCCGGCCCGGCCGCCGCGGTCCGGGCCGGCCGCGCGTTCGCGGCGCTGGCGGTGCCGGTGCCTCCGGGGCTCGGGCCGGGATTCGCGCTCGACGCCAAGGTCGCGGCGGCGGGGGCCGCCCTCGGCGCCTTCACCGCCGCGCCGCCCACCGCCGCCGAACGCGCGAGCCGCATCCGCCGCCTCGTCCGCCTCACCGCCCAGACCACGTCGCAGCTGTGTGACCGCAACGCGCCGGCCCGTCGCCCGGGCGGCGACGCCGGCGAGGGCGCCGTCGGGCCGGCCGCCATCGCGCGGCTGATCGCCGACGTCCGGCCCGGCCTCCCGGCGGCCGACAGCGCGCGCCTCGCCGCGATCCTGCCCGACCTCGCCGCGCTCCCGCGCACCGCCGGCATCCTCGGTGAGGAGGGCGCCCCGCCGCCCACCGCCGTCCCGCCCGCGGCCGGCGCCATGTGCGATCGCGTCCGGGCCGCGGTCCAGGACGTGTTCCCCGACGCCTGGCGGCGCCTCGACGGCGACGAGGACATCGACCGCATCGAGGCCCAGCTGGCCCGCATGGAGCGCGCGGCGGCCGCGGGGCGCTGGGGCGAGGCCGACCAGGCGCGGCGCACCGCGTACGCGATCTTCGAGCTCGGGCCCGAGCCGCGGCTGCGCGCCTTCGCGCCCGACCTCGTCGTCCGTCTCGAGAACCTCTTCTGGGCCGCCGCGCCCGACGGCCCGAACCTCGCCGACGTCCTGGCCGAGGGCACGCCGCCCGCCGTCGTACGCGAGCGGCGCCTGGCGACCGTCGCCGCGCTCGAGCAGGCGCGGGCCGCGCTGGACCGCCCGCGCAGCGGCGGCGCCGTCGTCGTCAACAGCGCGATCGTCGTGTTCCGCGAGGGCCTCGAGGCCGCGCTCGTCCTCGCCGCCCTCATCGCCAGCTTCGCCGTCGGCGGCCGCGCCTGGCGCCGGCCGCTGGTGGCCGGGATGCTGGCCGCCGTCCCGGCGACCGTGGTGACCTGGTTCCTCACCTCGGCCGCCGTACGGTCGCTCTCGGGC from Capillimicrobium parvum encodes the following:
- a CDS encoding FTR1 family protein — its product is MSVRHLALALVAVIATGGLTACASTEAGGAHGTAAATTAYEPPPTLSPAATRTMSDGLGRLAARLATAAQSAGGPGFDAAIGRSRTELAAVLAVARAQQGRAAAHPALLVAGLGRLRQVVDLAASGGPAPPATRTMAVADAQRIAADLRARVDRREPGLAASGPQATAPPAPGPYLAATALSTDLLRARWETAARSPGRASAAVADARRQAAGLTPAIPGLRRELRRAAQAARAGDDVTLASARGAALATIARAGQLRAERAAAAGDGRGAERWATLRDLGPTTTARRVRDDAARAAAALRDGRMRPAAAALAVRRDGLDALQRRTTVLVQQAALAAYGGRGADRAEAAATAAGYWALLAPEYARRSGPAAAVRAGRAFAALAVPVPPGLGPGFALDAKVAAAGAALGAFTAAPPTAAERASRIRRLVRLTAQTTSQLCDRNAPARRPGGDAGEGAVGPAAIARLIADVRPGLPAADSARLAAILPDLAALPRTAGILGEEGAPPPTAVPPAAGAMCDRVRAAVQDVFPDAWRRLDGDEDIDRIEAQLARMERAAAAGRWGEADQARRTAYAIFELGPEPRLRAFAPDLVVRLENLFWAAAPDGPNLADVLAEGTPPAVVRERRLATVAALEQARAALDRPRSGGAVVVNSAIVVFREGLEAALVLAALIASFAVGGRAWRRPLVAGMLAAVPATVVTWFLTSAAVRSLSGWGLALEAAVDLAALVVLAVILAWFFQRFCWTRFVVRQQARHRRLLAPGSGVWPAVALGLLGFTAIYREGFETVVYLQALRLDAGTGTVLQGVALGLALTAALALLMLRLRRRLPYRAIVVAAASGIALLTVILAGQAARAAQAAGWIAVDPVHLRLPAWTGPWLGLYPSTQTLVAQVLAVVGIVILGLVVRGRREQRSARRMQAARARRARPKTTA